From Pseudomonas poae, the proteins below share one genomic window:
- a CDS encoding DUF3077 domain-containing protein — protein MNTNDNNADTSQGLFTVRSDITTEKALVHASEFLHSATALAYKCVFELDDAQRQQVFGVVQLVENARLLIDMVLERESPSAN, from the coding sequence ATGAACACCAACGACAACAACGCAGATACCTCACAGGGCCTTTTCACCGTCCGCTCAGATATCACCACCGAAAAAGCGCTAGTTCATGCCAGTGAGTTTCTCCATTCAGCCACCGCGCTCGCCTACAAATGCGTCTTCGAGCTGGATGACGCACAGCGTCAGCAAGTGTTCGGTGTCGTTCAACTGGTTGAGAACGCTCGGCTCCTGATCGACATGGTGCTGGAGCGAGAGAGCCCATCTGCGAACTGA
- a CDS encoding DNA adenine methylase has product MTNPIIPWMGGKRRLADRLIPLFPPHECYVEVFAGSAALFFLRPQPASVEVLNDINGDLVCLYRVVQNHLEEFVRQFKWALSSRQVFEWQKITRPETLTDIQRAARFFYLQHHAFAAKVSGQTFGTATTAPPINLLRIEENLSAAWQRLAGTYVENLPWLDCAQRYDRPHTFHYMDPPYWKVAGYGVEFTFDQYEQMAEFMRRCEGRVMVSINDHPDIRRVFDGFHFETLDVRYTSANQRQAKTEPSGELVIMNWEPEVLGGLF; this is encoded by the coding sequence ATGACCAATCCCATCATCCCCTGGATGGGCGGAAAACGACGTCTGGCCGACCGCCTCATCCCGCTGTTCCCACCCCACGAGTGCTACGTCGAAGTCTTCGCCGGCAGCGCTGCCTTGTTCTTCCTCCGCCCCCAACCCGCATCTGTTGAAGTCCTCAACGACATCAACGGCGATCTCGTGTGCCTGTACCGCGTCGTACAGAACCACCTGGAAGAATTCGTCCGCCAATTCAAGTGGGCGCTCAGCTCACGGCAGGTATTCGAATGGCAAAAGATAACCCGCCCGGAAACACTCACAGACATCCAGCGAGCAGCTCGATTTTTCTACCTCCAACACCACGCGTTCGCTGCCAAAGTCTCCGGTCAGACGTTCGGCACGGCAACAACAGCGCCACCGATCAACCTGCTACGAATTGAAGAAAACCTCTCCGCCGCCTGGCAGCGGCTCGCCGGAACCTATGTGGAAAATCTGCCATGGCTCGATTGCGCCCAACGCTACGACCGGCCACATACCTTTCACTACATGGACCCACCGTACTGGAAGGTCGCAGGCTACGGTGTGGAGTTTACCTTTGATCAATACGAGCAGATGGCCGAGTTCATGCGGCGGTGTGAGGGGAGGGTGATGGTCAGTATCAACGACCACCCCGACATCCGGCGGGTGTTTGATGGCTTTCACTTTGAGACGCTGGATGTTCGATACACCTCAGCTAACCAGCGTCAGGCGAAGACGGAGCCGAGCGGTGAACTGGTGATCATGAACTGGGAGCCCGAGGTGCTGGGCGGCTTGTTTTAA
- a CDS encoding FRG domain-containing protein — MDKKLKGQGWTSTKVISGTREIHCESWNGFTSFVDQRLVDYDSYIFRGHARADWKLEPTIDRILADEGKFKPGKDRRVEHLEKFKHATRGRRGANPKLEMCENDWWALGQHHGLLTPLLDWSESPFVSAYFAFLPEFNEFDESVVIYALSRTSCERKNALLLKAPKSDDINNMGCIQFVRPFTDENPRLISQRGLFTRTPDFVTVDEWVRENYDDSSANGACLLKIYIPSFDRLTALKSLNRMNVNHLSLFPDLDGASKHCNTSLMISRYG; from the coding sequence ATGGATAAGAAACTAAAAGGACAGGGCTGGACCTCCACAAAGGTCATATCAGGAACGAGAGAGATTCATTGTGAATCCTGGAATGGATTTACATCATTTGTTGATCAACGCCTAGTTGATTACGATTCATATATTTTCCGTGGACACGCACGGGCAGACTGGAAACTAGAACCTACAATTGATCGTATTTTGGCGGACGAAGGAAAGTTCAAACCTGGAAAAGACAGAAGAGTAGAGCATCTTGAAAAATTCAAGCACGCTACACGTGGAAGAAGAGGCGCAAATCCAAAACTTGAAATGTGCGAAAATGATTGGTGGGCGTTGGGCCAGCATCATGGCTTACTCACGCCACTCCTAGACTGGTCTGAATCACCTTTTGTTTCCGCCTATTTTGCATTTCTACCCGAGTTCAATGAGTTTGACGAGTCAGTCGTAATTTACGCATTGAGCCGTACTTCATGCGAAAGAAAAAACGCACTCTTACTGAAAGCCCCTAAGTCTGATGACATAAACAATATGGGCTGCATCCAATTCGTCCGTCCATTTACAGATGAAAATCCTCGTCTAATCAGCCAAAGAGGGCTATTTACTAGGACACCTGACTTTGTAACCGTAGATGAATGGGTACGCGAAAATTATGATGACTCTTCAGCAAATGGAGCCTGCCTGTTAAAGATATACATTCCATCTTTTGACCGACTCACTGCCCTTAAGTCTTTAAATAGAATGAATGTCAACCATCTTTCATTATTTCCGGATCTTGACGGTGCAAGTAAGCATTGCAACACATCGTTGATGATTTCAAGGTACGGCTAG
- a CDS encoding lysis system i-spanin subunit Rz has protein sequence MGEGGFVLNVRGVVLVVLFIVGAAVGWQIQTWRYERQLADQARLHAETLKELAFASSSQQRSEVDRRYALELRLQTKDQIHQRALTDAKQRQARLMDRLATADLRLSVILAQPPFAGGDAVPATTGPGGVVYGGERAELDGAFAQRIVRIAEEGDEGLIALGACQAYVSMLRDNAARYQFAPGL, from the coding sequence CTGGGCGAGGGCGGTTTTGTGCTGAATGTGCGGGGAGTTGTTCTTGTCGTTTTGTTTATCGTCGGTGCTGCTGTTGGTTGGCAGATCCAGACTTGGCGGTATGAACGGCAACTGGCAGATCAAGCACGGCTCCACGCTGAAACGCTCAAAGAACTGGCCTTCGCCTCATCGTCGCAACAGCGCAGCGAGGTCGACAGACGCTACGCCCTGGAACTGCGACTGCAAACCAAAGACCAAATCCACCAGAGGGCTTTGACCGATGCAAAACAACGCCAAGCACGCCTTATGGATCGCCTGGCTACCGCTGATTTGCGGCTGTCAGTCATCCTCGCCCAGCCGCCCTTTGCCGGTGGTGATGCAGTGCCTGCCACCACCGGCCCCGGCGGCGTGGTTTATGGAGGAGAGAGAGCCGAACTTGACGGAGCGTTTGCTCAACGAATTGTCAGGATCGCCGAGGAGGGGGATGAGGGATTGATTGCGTTGGGGGCGTGTCAGGCATATGTGAGCATGCTACGTGACAATGCTGCTCGATATCAATTTGCACCTGGGCTCTAG
- a CDS encoding glycoside hydrolase family 19 protein — protein sequence MNITEQQLQQIFPNAREQAGVFVSVLNDAMGRREINTRQRQAAFLAQIGHESGQLRYVRERGSDEYLSRYDTGALARLLGNTPEADGDGQRYRGRGLIQITGRRNYLKCSLALFEDLRLLKQPELLEQPQWAAESAAWYWWANGLNALADQDDFTGITRRINGGTNGLEARIELWIWARAVLC from the coding sequence ATGAACATCACCGAGCAACAGCTGCAGCAAATCTTCCCCAACGCCCGCGAACAAGCGGGCGTTTTTGTGTCGGTGCTGAATGACGCTATGGGGCGGCGGGAGATCAATACGCGACAACGACAGGCGGCGTTCCTGGCGCAGATTGGGCATGAGTCTGGGCAGTTGCGGTATGTGCGGGAGCGGGGGAGTGATGAGTATCTGAGTCGGTATGACACCGGGGCGTTGGCGAGGCTGCTGGGTAATACGCCGGAGGCGGATGGGGATGGGCAGCGGTATCGGGGGCGGGGGTTGATTCAGATAACGGGCCGACGGAATTACCTCAAATGCAGCTTGGCGTTGTTTGAGGATCTGCGTTTGCTCAAGCAGCCAGAGTTGCTGGAACAGCCGCAATGGGCGGCGGAGTCGGCGGCTTGGTATTGGTGGGCGAATGGGTTGAATGCGCTGGCGGATCAGGATGATTTCACCGGGATTACCCGGCGGATCAATGGAGGCACGAATGGCCTGGAGGCGCGTATCGAGTTGTGGATCTGGGCGAGGGCGGTTTTGTGCTGA